The following are encoded in a window of Cyprinus carpio isolate SPL01 chromosome B18, ASM1834038v1, whole genome shotgun sequence genomic DNA:
- the pgpep1l gene encoding pyroglutamyl-peptidase 1 yields METSCEIVVVTGFGPFRQYVVNPSWEAAKGLKMAGFGLGIEVHIKEIPVSYAKSQQVLDDIWQMTPKVIIHLGIAPGAKGITLEQTGKNNCYKDRDVSGLCPDHHCCIEGGPERLDSIIDMRSLSKHLKSMGLDVIYSRDAGRYLCDFVYYYSLYRGQGKAVLIHVPASGSLASPERLVPQLQTIIQAVLRQLDSPAHTTSGQVENILDKT; encoded by the exons ATGGAAACATCTTGCGAAATTGTAGTTGTAACAG GTTTTGGTCCTTTCCGACAGTATGTTGTGAATCCAAGTTGGGAGGCAGCTAAG GGTTTGAAGATGGCAGGATTTGGATTGGGCATAGAGGTCCATATTAAGGAGATTCCTGTCAGTTATGCAAAATCCCAACAAGTCCTTGATGATATCTGGCAGATGACTCCAAAG GTTATTATCCATTTGGGCATAGCTCCAGGAGCCAAAGGCATCACACTGGAGCAAACGGGAAAGAACAACTGCTACAAAGACAGGGATGTGAGTGGTCTGTGCCCTGATCATCACTGCTGCATTGAGGGAGGACCAGAACGACTGGACTCCATCATAGACATGAGGTCcctcagcaaacatttaaaaagtatggGGCTTGATGTCATCTACTCTAGGGACGCTGGGAG GTACCTGTGTGATTTTGTATACTACTATTCGCTGTACCGTGGGCAGGGAAAGGCTGTGCTGATCCATGTGCCAGCCTCAGGCAGCCTGGCAAGCCCAGAGAGACTGGTACCACAACTCCAGACCATCATCCAGGCTGTGTTACGCCAGCTGGACAGCCCTGCACACACAACCTCAGGACAGGTAGAAAACATCCTCGACAAAACATAA
- the synm gene encoding synemin, with translation MFRMREPFESEKLQLQELNQRLGQYLMRSKQLEQENTSLISEINSIRKNRSGEWENKHMSELREMRRLVGVEGVWKCRAEMERQKLRNELQMLQAMRSEEASVSKGVDTELKGCERELHNALKTNSALEDNLIQLENEYKFLEDAHRKEIAHLRDQVHSRTVRVVTQRYHAPSAVTMEEVQEYAANFTENWQGTLDMYRLKVEEIEESIKADQARLDDIQREKREYASQFKRLRDEIEKQTKVQLNLEEQLMNMQENFSAEICNYQAIIEELEYERRMLSNTISEKLKDHQDLLQVKMGLALEVAAYRALLEEEGRHAQTWSTQHSRERIIDIKMPAHPYTPRMSVNSASRPDIRKKAFTDVKYMEPISSLRTSSTSSQFHSYEPSRIVPISVSNRAQQSPASRRDMISFTKAVQAAAFSPPKPGVSSVEIKREETDQRIMRKEISQHSSKGSLDHSPSRIESTQSSTASKIEKPKPVKVISPPASLSKTTPEEKRQKDVEQKAKGMDAKQDKEKSKVTMEEERRDVKESIAKDENESENVGHKVFVGEEKVLDAVSMEEIIQQVMKPAGVDAKVSSTPDSKVTYHVEKTEQEDGTTKTQIVLQSKVEEEVDLSEDSALEELLSKGVKKVTLENIKGTPTGTMIENLLSLGLQGENLENRLVNVEIIEEPVESDEEGEIEIEETVEIKSKQPNIDPSSLFYQIEELESDPKSMKPDESGSAEASQYGNSGSVQVREVTRDESLPYFSHGQDSQEYFVSTPEDNMSESEEGGRFMSYSHYGVVDDLSDERYYQEDDPKYPTAEGHSYRESPEYEHSFLRDNIQDCIIEEEVHVSPTQQQSIVGILREDSLDPEQQLRGALEQIQDTVSEALKEELAFFTKGRETPENVSVDIKKVEQVTDNGTMTIVAELNVSQTLEESGLLEGEGDDLSEEQIMAALSSSHPNLQQAISGGAGAGYTMKISQEEIQVEGMPWMTGNEEIRQWSSIDEAGKTEKHIKLGPSEKSFTFQMDVNNGSSASASGGAVEVQRGGGTTEFPQTQMIDPHLKVCHEKRIATVYLESPKE, from the exons ATGTTTCGAATGAGGGAACCGTTTGAGAGCGAGAAGCTCCAACTGCAGGAGCTCAACCAAAGACTCGGCCAGTACCTAATGCGCTCGAAACAGTTGGAACAAGAAAACACCAGCTTGATAAGCGAAATTAATTCAATCCGAAAAAACAGGTCTGGAGAATGGGAAAACAAACACATGTCCGAGCTACGGGAAATGAGGAGACTGGTGGGTGTTGAGGGTGTATGGAAATGCAGAGCAGAGATGGAGCGACAGAAGCTGCGCAATGAACTTCAGATGCTTCAAGCGATGCGTTCAGAGGAGGCTTCGGTGAGCAAAGGCGTCGACACGGAGCTGAAAGGCTGCGAGAGGGAGCTTCATAATGCTCTTAAGACCAACAGTGCTTTGGAAGATAACCTCATTCAGCTTGAAAACGAATATAAGTTTTTGGAAGATGCCCATAGAAAGGAAATCGCCCACCTGAGGGACCAGGTGCACTCCCGAACTGTACGCGTCGTGACTCAAAGGTATCACGCACCTTCGGCAGTTACGATGGAAGAGGTGCAAGAGTATGCGGCCAACTTCACCGAAAACTGGCAGGGGACTTTGGACATGTACCGCCTTAAGGTAGAGGAAATCGAAGAGTCTATAAAAGCAGACCAAGCGAGGCTGGACGACATTCAGAGGGAAAAGAGGGAATATGCTTCACAGTTCAAGAGGCTACGTGACGAGATTGAGAAACAAACCAAAGTGCAGTTGAACCTTGAGGAGCAGCTCATGAACATGCAAGAAAATTTCAGTGCTGAAATCTGCAACTATCAG GCTATTATTGAAGAACTGGAGTATGAGCGCAGAATGCTGTCTAACACCATCTCAGAAAAGCTGAAGGACCATCAGGATCTCTTACAGGTCAAGATGGGCCTTGCACTGGAAGTGGCTGCCTACAG GGCACTCTTGGAAGAAGAAGGAAGACATGCTCAAACGTGGTCTACTCAGCATTCAAGAGAAAGAATAATAG ATATAAAAATGCCGGCCCATCCTTACACTCCAAGAATGTCCGTCAATTCGGCCAGTCGACCAGATATAAGAAAAAAAGCCTTTACAGATGTTAAATATATGGAACCAATTTCCAGCCTGAGAACCTCATCTACGTCAAGTCAGTTTCATTCTTACGAACCCTCCAGGATCGTGCCTATCAGTGTATCAAATCGTGCCCAGCAAAGTCCTGCTTCAAGAAGGGACATGATTTCCTTCACCAAAGCAGTGCAGGCAGCTGCTTTCAGTCCCCCGAAACCTGGAGTCTCTTCTGTTGAGATAAAAAGAGAGGAGACAGATCAGAGAATTATGAGAAAAGAGATTTCACAGCACTCTTCAAAGGGATCACTTGATCATAGCCCCTCTAGAATCGAAAGTACACAGAGCTCTACAGCCTCAAAAATAGAGAAACCAAAGCCAGTGAAAGTGATATCACCTCCTGCGAGCTTGAGCAAGACCACCCctgaagaaaaaagacagaaagatgtTGAACAAAAAGCAAAGGGAATGGATGCCAAACAAGATAAAGAGAAATCCAAGGTAACAATGGAAGAAGAAAGAAGGGATGTGAAAGAATCGATAGCTAAAGATGAGAATGAGTCTGAAAATGTCGGGCACAAGGTGTTTGTAGGTGAGGAAAAAGTTTTAGATGCAGTTTCTATGGAGGAAATCATTCAGCAGGTCATGAAACCAGCTGGTGTAGATGCCAAGGTCAGCTCAACCCCTGACTCAAAAGTCACATATCATGTGGAGAAAACAGAGCAAGAGGATGGAACCACCAAGACTCAGATTGTCTTACAATCTAAAGTCGAGGAGGAAGTTGACCTGTCTGAAGATTCTGCCTTGGAGGAACTTCTCAGCAAGGGAGTCAAGAAAGTCACCCTGGAGAACATCAAAGGAACCCCAACAGGAACCATGATCGAGAACCTACTGAGTCTTGGCCTGCAAGGTGAGAATTTGGAAAATAGGTTAGTGAATGTGGAGATAATCGAGGAACCGGTGGAGTCTGATGAGGAAGGTGAAATTGAAATAGAGGAGACTGTGGAGATTAAGTCTAAACAACCAAATATTGATCCCTCATCATTGTTCTACCAAATCGAGGAGCTAGAGAGTGACCCTAAGTCCATGAAACCTGATGAGAGTGGTTCTGCTGAAGCTTCACAATATGGAAACAGTGGCTCTGTACAGGTTCGGGAAGTTACCAGAGATGAAAGCTTGCCCTACTTCTCGCATGGCCAAGACTCACAAGAGTACTTCGTCTCCACTCCTGAAGACAATATGTCAGAGTCTGAGGAGGGTGGAAGGTTTATGTCTTATAGCCATTATGGAGTCGTCGATGATCTGTCTGATGAAAGATATTACCAGGAAGATGACCCCAAATATCCCACTGCTGAAGGTCACAGTTACAGAGAATCCCCTGAATACGAACACTCgtttttgagagacaatatccaAGACTGTATAATTGAAGAGGAGGTGCATGTCTCTCCCACACAACAACAGTCCATAGTGGGGATCCTGAGGGAGGACTCACTAGACCCTGAACAGCAGCTTAGAGGAGCATTAGAGCAAATCCAAGACACTGTATCTGAAGCCCTCAAGGAAGAGCTTGCCTTTTTTACGAAAGGTAGGGAGACTCCAGAAAATGTCTCTGTTGACATTAAAAAGGTAGAACAAGTTACAGACAATGGAACCATGACCATTGTGGCAGAGCTTAATGTTTCCCAGACATTAGAGGAGTCTGGGTTGCTGGAAGGAGAAGGAGATGATCTATCTGAAGAGCAGATAATGGCAGCACTAAGCTCATCCCACCCAAACCTCCAGCAGGCTATCAGCGGAGGAGCTGGTGCAGGATACACCATGAAAATTTCCCAAGAAGAGATTCAAGTGGAGGGAATGCCGTGGATGACAGGCAATGAAGAGATCCGACAATGGAGCTCAATTGATGAGGCtggcaagacagaaaaacacatcaaGCTGGGCCCTAGTGAGAAATCCTTCACATTTCAGATGGACGTGAACAACGGCTCTTCTGCATCAGCAAGCGGAGGAGCTGTCGAAGTACAAAGAGGTGGCGGTACAACTGAGTTCCCACAGACCCAGATGATTGACCCCCACTTGAAGGTCTGTCATGAGAAAAGAATCGCAACTGTTTATCTCGAAAGCCCCAAAGAGTGA